One genomic window of Bactrocera dorsalis isolate Fly_Bdor chromosome 4, ASM2337382v1, whole genome shotgun sequence includes the following:
- the LOC105225714 gene encoding AP-1 complex subunit gamma-1 isoform X2, giving the protein MYPYYEPDWSVLPPENNRRFNPAFNMATIRQAFTEAVERVRMPTPTRLRDLIRQIRAARTAAEERAVVNKECAYIRSTFREEDSVWRCRNIAKLLYIHMLGYPAHFGQLECLKLTASTRFTDKRIGYLGAMLLLDERQDVHLLITNCLKNDLNSSTQFVVGLALCTLGAIASPEMARDLASEVERLMKSPNTYIRKKATLCAFRVIRRVPELMEIFLPATRSLLSEKNHGILITGVTLITEMCENSADTLLHFKKDSGNREIVPNLVRILKNLILGGYSPEHDVSGVSDPFLQVKILRLLRILGHNDVDASEAMNDILAQVATNTETSKNVGNTILYETVLSIMDIRSEGGLRVLAVNILGRFLLNSDKNIRYVALNTLLRTVHADTSAVQRHRTTILECLKDPDVSIRRRAMELSFALINAQNIRTMTKELLLFLEKADPEFKAQCSSGMILAAERYSPNARWHLDTQLSVLIAAGNYVRDDVVSSTIQLVSSSPVAEQTYITNRFWESLQVANHCEDKQPLLQVAVWAIGEYGDLFMYGPNEDEFERPSESDLIAMFHKFLTSAQVSITSKQYALVSLAKLSTRLQNCVEEIQALITSFGSHLNVDLQQRGVEFTQLFGTYKNLRPPLLEKMPPMQISRISSQNGESSGSYDDNSPDLIENGIGIGDEQLAKESNMNTLGDNTNILLDLLGGTDLSTPTATELSNSVAVQKKNSKNANETSNNQAILDLLDLDISASTTSNQASNMNNVLGLDLGGGLAATIPATAATNGNDLSSIMSLSGNGIGGGAISGIGAGLGAGGLLGSNSILSQPNTVPGNALLSDLASPVVNAAPPNNIAVPQGPTLTVLDKNDLLVQLVPVRRNDCLQIFMTTTNNSSNTLEQYVFQAAVPRVFTLQMLSPSGSVLPPAGVITQEMRVVSTSNATLRMRLRISYVVDGQPVVEQTEVTGFPDTAPE; this is encoded by the exons ATGTATCCATATTACGAGCCGGATTGGAGTGTTTTGCCGCCAGAAAACAATCGCCG ATTTAATCCAGCCTTTAATATGGCGACCATACGCCAAGCATTCACGGAGGCCGTCGAACGAG TAAGAATGCCAACACCCACACGTCTGCGAGATCTCATACGGCAAATACGCGCCGCCAGGACAGCCGCAGAAGAGCGCGCTGTCGTTAACAAAGAATGTGCCTACATCCGCAGCACTTTCCGGGAGGAGGATTCGGTGTGGCG ATGCCGCAACATTGCCAAGCTGCTCTACATTCATATGCTGGGTTATCCAGCGCACTTTGGACAGTTGGAATGCCTAAAACTCACCGCCAGCACACGTTTCACTGACAAACGCATCGGTTATTTGGGTGCCATGCTCTTGCTGGACGAACGTCAGGATGTGCACTTACTGATAACGAATTGCCTCAAAAA TGACTTAAATAGTTCCACACAATTTGTGGTGGGTTTGGCGTTGTGCACGCTGGGCGCTATAGCATCACCCGAAATGGCGCGTGATTTAGCTAGCGAGGTTGAACGTCTAATGAAGTCGCCCAACACCTACATACGCAAAAAGGCCACTTTATGCGCCTTTCGTGTTATACGACGGGTACCAGAACTGATGGAAATCTTTTTACCGGCCACACGTTCGCTGCTAAGCGAGAAGAATCACG GCATACTAATTACTGGCGTCACGCTGATCACCGAAATGTGCGAGAACAGTGCCGACACTTTATTGCATTTCAAAAAG GATAGCGGAAATCGAGAG ATTGTGCCGAATTTGGTGCGCATACtgaagaatttgattttggGCGGCTATTCGCCGGAGCACGATGTCAGCGGCGTGAGCGATCCATTTTTGCAAGTGAAAATTCTACGTTTGCTGCGCATACTGGGCCACAATGATGTGGACGCATCGGAGGCAATGAACGATATATTGGCACAGGTGGCCACCAATACGGAGACCAGTAAAAATGTCGGCAACACTATACTGTACGAGACAGTGCTCTCCATCATGGACATACG TTCGGAAGGTGGCTTGCGCGTGTTGGCTGTTAATATATTGGGTCGTTTTCTACTTAACTCCGACAAGAATATCCGTTATGTAGCGTTGAATACATTGTTGCGCACGGTGCATGCCGACACGTCGGCGGTGCAACGTCATCGCACCACTATTTTGGAGTGCCTCAAAGATCCGGACGTATCGATTAGGCGTCGCGCCATGGAACTCTCATTTGCGTTAATTAATGCACAAAATATACGTACAATGACCAAGGAGTTGTTGCTGTTCCTAGAGAAGGCTGATCCGGAATTCAAAGCGCAATGCAGTTCGGGCATGATTTTGGCCGCTGAACGTTACTCACCCAATGCGAGATGGCACTTGGACACGCAGTTGAGCGTGTTAATTGCG GCTGGCAACTATGTGCGTGACGATGTGGTCTCGTCCACAATTCAGCTGGTCTCCAGCAGCCCTGTGGCTGAGCAGACCTACATAACGAATCGTTTCTGGGAATCACTGCAAGTCGCTAATCACTGCGAGGATAAACAGCCGCTGCTGCAAGTCGCCGTCTGGGCTATTGGCGAGTATGGCGACCTGTTTATGTATGGCCCCAACGAAGATG AATTCGAACGTCCATCGGAGAGCGATTTGATCGCCATGTTCCACAAGTTCTTAACCTCTGCTCAAGTATCAATAACCAGCAAGCAATACGCCTTAGTCTCACTCGCTAAACTAAGCACGCGTCTACAGAACTGCGTAGA AGAAATTCAGGCATTGATTACTTCATTCGGCAGTCATCTGAATGTGGATTTGCAACAGCGTGGCGTCGAATTCACACAACTATTTggcacatataaaaatttgcgTCCACCGCTGCTGGAGAAAATGCCGCCGATGCAGATCAGTCGCATCTCGTCGCAAAATGGCGAAAGCAGCGGCTCGTACGACGACAACAGTCCGGACTTGATTGAGAATGGTATAGGCATTGGCGATGAACAGTTAGCGAAGGAGAGCAATATGAATACACTGGGTGATAATACG AACATATTACTCGACTTACTTGGTGGCACCGATTTGAGCACACCCACCGCCACAGAGTTATCCAACTCAGTTGCCGTGCAAAAGAAGAATTCAAAGAATGCTAATGAAACGTCAAATAATCAAGCCATACTCGATTTGCTCGACTTGGACATTTCAGCTAGCACGACCAGCAATCAAGCGTCAAATATGAATAATGTACTTGGTCTGGATTTGGGTGGCGGTTTGGCGGCCACAATACCAGCAACAGCGGCGACAAATGGCAATGACTTGTCGAGCATAATGTCGTTGAGCGGCAATGGCATTGGCGGTGGCGCCATTAGCGGCATCGGCGCGGGTTTGGGTGCCGGCGGCCTCTTAGGTTCCAACAGTATTTTATCGCAACCTAACACAGTGCCCGGCAATGCATTGCTTTCGGACTTAGCGTCGCCAGTTGTGAATGCAGCGCCACCAAACAATATTGCTgtg CCTCAGGGACCCACTTTAACTGTATTGGATAAGAACGATTTGCTGGTGCAACTGGTGCCAGTTAGAAGAAACGACTgcttacaaatttttatgacaacaacaaataattcaTCTAATACACTGGAACAATATGTCTTTCAG GCTGCCGTTCCTAGAGTATTCACACTACAAATGCTATCGCCCTCTGGCTCGGTACTGCCACCGGCTGGTGTTATAACGCAAGAAATGCGTGTTGTTAGTACGTCCAAT GCTACCCTCCGCATGAGGTTACGCATATCATATGTTGTCGATGGACAACCCGTTGTGGAGCAAACAGAAGTTACCGGATTTCCTGACACTGCACCCGAATAG
- the LOC105225714 gene encoding AP-1 complex subunit gamma-1 isoform X3, giving the protein MYPYYEPDWSVLPPENNRRFNPAFNMATIRQAFTEAVERVRMPTPTRLRDLIRQIRAARTAAEERAVVNKECAYIRSTFREEDSVWRCRNIAKLLYIHMLGYPAHFGQLECLKLTASTRFTDKRIGYLGAMLLLDERQDVHLLITNCLKNDLNSSTQFVVGLALCTLGAIASPEMARDLASEVERLMKSPNTYIRKKATLCAFRVIRRVPELMEIFLPATRSLLSEKNHGILITGVTLITEMCENSADTLLHFKKIVPNLVRILKNLILGGYSPEHDVSGVSDPFLQVKILRLLRILGHNDVDASEAMNDILAQVATNTETSKNVGNTILYETVLSIMDIRSEGGLRVLAVNILGRFLLNSDKNIRYVALNTLLRTVHADTSAVQRHRTTILECLKDPDVSIRRRAMELSFALINAQNIRTMTKELLLFLEKADPEFKAQCSSGMILAAERYSPNARWHLDTQLSVLIAAGNYVRDDVVSSTIQLVSSSPVAEQTYITNRFWESLQVANHCEDKQPLLQVAVWAIGEYGDLFMYGPNEDEFERPSESDLIAMFHKFLTSAQVSITSKQYALVSLAKLSTRLQNCVEEIQALITSFGSHLNVDLQQRGVEFTQLFGTYKNLRPPLLEKMPPMQISRISSQNGESSGSYDDNSPDLIENGIGIGDEQLAKESNMNTLGDNTNILLDLLGGTDLSTPTATELSNSVAVQKKNSKNANETSNNQAILDLLDLDISASTTSNQASNMNNVLGLDLGGGLAATIPATAATNGNDLSSIMSLSGNGIGGGAISGIGAGLGAGGLLGSNSILSQPNTVPGNALLSDLASPVVNAAPPNNIAVPQGPTLTVLDKNDLLVQLVPVRRNDCLQIFMTTTNNSSNTLEQYVFQAAVPRVFTLQMLSPSGSVLPPAGVITQEMRVVSTSNATLRMRLRISYVVDGQPVVEQTEVTGFPDTAPE; this is encoded by the exons ATGTATCCATATTACGAGCCGGATTGGAGTGTTTTGCCGCCAGAAAACAATCGCCG ATTTAATCCAGCCTTTAATATGGCGACCATACGCCAAGCATTCACGGAGGCCGTCGAACGAG TAAGAATGCCAACACCCACACGTCTGCGAGATCTCATACGGCAAATACGCGCCGCCAGGACAGCCGCAGAAGAGCGCGCTGTCGTTAACAAAGAATGTGCCTACATCCGCAGCACTTTCCGGGAGGAGGATTCGGTGTGGCG ATGCCGCAACATTGCCAAGCTGCTCTACATTCATATGCTGGGTTATCCAGCGCACTTTGGACAGTTGGAATGCCTAAAACTCACCGCCAGCACACGTTTCACTGACAAACGCATCGGTTATTTGGGTGCCATGCTCTTGCTGGACGAACGTCAGGATGTGCACTTACTGATAACGAATTGCCTCAAAAA TGACTTAAATAGTTCCACACAATTTGTGGTGGGTTTGGCGTTGTGCACGCTGGGCGCTATAGCATCACCCGAAATGGCGCGTGATTTAGCTAGCGAGGTTGAACGTCTAATGAAGTCGCCCAACACCTACATACGCAAAAAGGCCACTTTATGCGCCTTTCGTGTTATACGACGGGTACCAGAACTGATGGAAATCTTTTTACCGGCCACACGTTCGCTGCTAAGCGAGAAGAATCACG GCATACTAATTACTGGCGTCACGCTGATCACCGAAATGTGCGAGAACAGTGCCGACACTTTATTGCATTTCAAAAAG ATTGTGCCGAATTTGGTGCGCATACtgaagaatttgattttggGCGGCTATTCGCCGGAGCACGATGTCAGCGGCGTGAGCGATCCATTTTTGCAAGTGAAAATTCTACGTTTGCTGCGCATACTGGGCCACAATGATGTGGACGCATCGGAGGCAATGAACGATATATTGGCACAGGTGGCCACCAATACGGAGACCAGTAAAAATGTCGGCAACACTATACTGTACGAGACAGTGCTCTCCATCATGGACATACG TTCGGAAGGTGGCTTGCGCGTGTTGGCTGTTAATATATTGGGTCGTTTTCTACTTAACTCCGACAAGAATATCCGTTATGTAGCGTTGAATACATTGTTGCGCACGGTGCATGCCGACACGTCGGCGGTGCAACGTCATCGCACCACTATTTTGGAGTGCCTCAAAGATCCGGACGTATCGATTAGGCGTCGCGCCATGGAACTCTCATTTGCGTTAATTAATGCACAAAATATACGTACAATGACCAAGGAGTTGTTGCTGTTCCTAGAGAAGGCTGATCCGGAATTCAAAGCGCAATGCAGTTCGGGCATGATTTTGGCCGCTGAACGTTACTCACCCAATGCGAGATGGCACTTGGACACGCAGTTGAGCGTGTTAATTGCG GCTGGCAACTATGTGCGTGACGATGTGGTCTCGTCCACAATTCAGCTGGTCTCCAGCAGCCCTGTGGCTGAGCAGACCTACATAACGAATCGTTTCTGGGAATCACTGCAAGTCGCTAATCACTGCGAGGATAAACAGCCGCTGCTGCAAGTCGCCGTCTGGGCTATTGGCGAGTATGGCGACCTGTTTATGTATGGCCCCAACGAAGATG AATTCGAACGTCCATCGGAGAGCGATTTGATCGCCATGTTCCACAAGTTCTTAACCTCTGCTCAAGTATCAATAACCAGCAAGCAATACGCCTTAGTCTCACTCGCTAAACTAAGCACGCGTCTACAGAACTGCGTAGA AGAAATTCAGGCATTGATTACTTCATTCGGCAGTCATCTGAATGTGGATTTGCAACAGCGTGGCGTCGAATTCACACAACTATTTggcacatataaaaatttgcgTCCACCGCTGCTGGAGAAAATGCCGCCGATGCAGATCAGTCGCATCTCGTCGCAAAATGGCGAAAGCAGCGGCTCGTACGACGACAACAGTCCGGACTTGATTGAGAATGGTATAGGCATTGGCGATGAACAGTTAGCGAAGGAGAGCAATATGAATACACTGGGTGATAATACG AACATATTACTCGACTTACTTGGTGGCACCGATTTGAGCACACCCACCGCCACAGAGTTATCCAACTCAGTTGCCGTGCAAAAGAAGAATTCAAAGAATGCTAATGAAACGTCAAATAATCAAGCCATACTCGATTTGCTCGACTTGGACATTTCAGCTAGCACGACCAGCAATCAAGCGTCAAATATGAATAATGTACTTGGTCTGGATTTGGGTGGCGGTTTGGCGGCCACAATACCAGCAACAGCGGCGACAAATGGCAATGACTTGTCGAGCATAATGTCGTTGAGCGGCAATGGCATTGGCGGTGGCGCCATTAGCGGCATCGGCGCGGGTTTGGGTGCCGGCGGCCTCTTAGGTTCCAACAGTATTTTATCGCAACCTAACACAGTGCCCGGCAATGCATTGCTTTCGGACTTAGCGTCGCCAGTTGTGAATGCAGCGCCACCAAACAATATTGCTgtg CCTCAGGGACCCACTTTAACTGTATTGGATAAGAACGATTTGCTGGTGCAACTGGTGCCAGTTAGAAGAAACGACTgcttacaaatttttatgacaacaacaaataattcaTCTAATACACTGGAACAATATGTCTTTCAG GCTGCCGTTCCTAGAGTATTCACACTACAAATGCTATCGCCCTCTGGCTCGGTACTGCCACCGGCTGGTGTTATAACGCAAGAAATGCGTGTTGTTAGTACGTCCAAT GCTACCCTCCGCATGAGGTTACGCATATCATATGTTGTCGATGGACAACCCGTTGTGGAGCAAACAGAAGTTACCGGATTTCCTGACACTGCACCCGAATAG
- the LOC105225714 gene encoding AP-1 complex subunit gamma-1 isoform X1, which produces MRCEKSVEKAKQVKRVGNGVVNVNCVCNQRKSKRQKKHNQKVRMPTPTRLRDLIRQIRAARTAAEERAVVNKECAYIRSTFREEDSVWRCRNIAKLLYIHMLGYPAHFGQLECLKLTASTRFTDKRIGYLGAMLLLDERQDVHLLITNCLKNDLNSSTQFVVGLALCTLGAIASPEMARDLASEVERLMKSPNTYIRKKATLCAFRVIRRVPELMEIFLPATRSLLSEKNHGILITGVTLITEMCENSADTLLHFKKDSGNREIVPNLVRILKNLILGGYSPEHDVSGVSDPFLQVKILRLLRILGHNDVDASEAMNDILAQVATNTETSKNVGNTILYETVLSIMDIRSEGGLRVLAVNILGRFLLNSDKNIRYVALNTLLRTVHADTSAVQRHRTTILECLKDPDVSIRRRAMELSFALINAQNIRTMTKELLLFLEKADPEFKAQCSSGMILAAERYSPNARWHLDTQLSVLIAAGNYVRDDVVSSTIQLVSSSPVAEQTYITNRFWESLQVANHCEDKQPLLQVAVWAIGEYGDLFMYGPNEDEFERPSESDLIAMFHKFLTSAQVSITSKQYALVSLAKLSTRLQNCVEEIQALITSFGSHLNVDLQQRGVEFTQLFGTYKNLRPPLLEKMPPMQISRISSQNGESSGSYDDNSPDLIENGIGIGDEQLAKESNMNTLGDNTNILLDLLGGTDLSTPTATELSNSVAVQKKNSKNANETSNNQAILDLLDLDISASTTSNQASNMNNVLGLDLGGGLAATIPATAATNGNDLSSIMSLSGNGIGGGAISGIGAGLGAGGLLGSNSILSQPNTVPGNALLSDLASPVVNAAPPNNIAVPQGPTLTVLDKNDLLVQLVPVRRNDCLQIFMTTTNNSSNTLEQYVFQAAVPRVFTLQMLSPSGSVLPPAGVITQEMRVVSTSNATLRMRLRISYVVDGQPVVEQTEVTGFPDTAPE; this is translated from the exons ATGCGTTGTGAAAAAAGCGTAGAAAAGGCGAAACAAGTTAAAAGAGTAGGTAACGGAGTAGTGAACGTGAATTGCGTGTGCAATCAGAGGAAAAGTAAACGTCAAAAGAAACACAACCAAAAAG TAAGAATGCCAACACCCACACGTCTGCGAGATCTCATACGGCAAATACGCGCCGCCAGGACAGCCGCAGAAGAGCGCGCTGTCGTTAACAAAGAATGTGCCTACATCCGCAGCACTTTCCGGGAGGAGGATTCGGTGTGGCG ATGCCGCAACATTGCCAAGCTGCTCTACATTCATATGCTGGGTTATCCAGCGCACTTTGGACAGTTGGAATGCCTAAAACTCACCGCCAGCACACGTTTCACTGACAAACGCATCGGTTATTTGGGTGCCATGCTCTTGCTGGACGAACGTCAGGATGTGCACTTACTGATAACGAATTGCCTCAAAAA TGACTTAAATAGTTCCACACAATTTGTGGTGGGTTTGGCGTTGTGCACGCTGGGCGCTATAGCATCACCCGAAATGGCGCGTGATTTAGCTAGCGAGGTTGAACGTCTAATGAAGTCGCCCAACACCTACATACGCAAAAAGGCCACTTTATGCGCCTTTCGTGTTATACGACGGGTACCAGAACTGATGGAAATCTTTTTACCGGCCACACGTTCGCTGCTAAGCGAGAAGAATCACG GCATACTAATTACTGGCGTCACGCTGATCACCGAAATGTGCGAGAACAGTGCCGACACTTTATTGCATTTCAAAAAG GATAGCGGAAATCGAGAG ATTGTGCCGAATTTGGTGCGCATACtgaagaatttgattttggGCGGCTATTCGCCGGAGCACGATGTCAGCGGCGTGAGCGATCCATTTTTGCAAGTGAAAATTCTACGTTTGCTGCGCATACTGGGCCACAATGATGTGGACGCATCGGAGGCAATGAACGATATATTGGCACAGGTGGCCACCAATACGGAGACCAGTAAAAATGTCGGCAACACTATACTGTACGAGACAGTGCTCTCCATCATGGACATACG TTCGGAAGGTGGCTTGCGCGTGTTGGCTGTTAATATATTGGGTCGTTTTCTACTTAACTCCGACAAGAATATCCGTTATGTAGCGTTGAATACATTGTTGCGCACGGTGCATGCCGACACGTCGGCGGTGCAACGTCATCGCACCACTATTTTGGAGTGCCTCAAAGATCCGGACGTATCGATTAGGCGTCGCGCCATGGAACTCTCATTTGCGTTAATTAATGCACAAAATATACGTACAATGACCAAGGAGTTGTTGCTGTTCCTAGAGAAGGCTGATCCGGAATTCAAAGCGCAATGCAGTTCGGGCATGATTTTGGCCGCTGAACGTTACTCACCCAATGCGAGATGGCACTTGGACACGCAGTTGAGCGTGTTAATTGCG GCTGGCAACTATGTGCGTGACGATGTGGTCTCGTCCACAATTCAGCTGGTCTCCAGCAGCCCTGTGGCTGAGCAGACCTACATAACGAATCGTTTCTGGGAATCACTGCAAGTCGCTAATCACTGCGAGGATAAACAGCCGCTGCTGCAAGTCGCCGTCTGGGCTATTGGCGAGTATGGCGACCTGTTTATGTATGGCCCCAACGAAGATG AATTCGAACGTCCATCGGAGAGCGATTTGATCGCCATGTTCCACAAGTTCTTAACCTCTGCTCAAGTATCAATAACCAGCAAGCAATACGCCTTAGTCTCACTCGCTAAACTAAGCACGCGTCTACAGAACTGCGTAGA AGAAATTCAGGCATTGATTACTTCATTCGGCAGTCATCTGAATGTGGATTTGCAACAGCGTGGCGTCGAATTCACACAACTATTTggcacatataaaaatttgcgTCCACCGCTGCTGGAGAAAATGCCGCCGATGCAGATCAGTCGCATCTCGTCGCAAAATGGCGAAAGCAGCGGCTCGTACGACGACAACAGTCCGGACTTGATTGAGAATGGTATAGGCATTGGCGATGAACAGTTAGCGAAGGAGAGCAATATGAATACACTGGGTGATAATACG AACATATTACTCGACTTACTTGGTGGCACCGATTTGAGCACACCCACCGCCACAGAGTTATCCAACTCAGTTGCCGTGCAAAAGAAGAATTCAAAGAATGCTAATGAAACGTCAAATAATCAAGCCATACTCGATTTGCTCGACTTGGACATTTCAGCTAGCACGACCAGCAATCAAGCGTCAAATATGAATAATGTACTTGGTCTGGATTTGGGTGGCGGTTTGGCGGCCACAATACCAGCAACAGCGGCGACAAATGGCAATGACTTGTCGAGCATAATGTCGTTGAGCGGCAATGGCATTGGCGGTGGCGCCATTAGCGGCATCGGCGCGGGTTTGGGTGCCGGCGGCCTCTTAGGTTCCAACAGTATTTTATCGCAACCTAACACAGTGCCCGGCAATGCATTGCTTTCGGACTTAGCGTCGCCAGTTGTGAATGCAGCGCCACCAAACAATATTGCTgtg CCTCAGGGACCCACTTTAACTGTATTGGATAAGAACGATTTGCTGGTGCAACTGGTGCCAGTTAGAAGAAACGACTgcttacaaatttttatgacaacaacaaataattcaTCTAATACACTGGAACAATATGTCTTTCAG GCTGCCGTTCCTAGAGTATTCACACTACAAATGCTATCGCCCTCTGGCTCGGTACTGCCACCGGCTGGTGTTATAACGCAAGAAATGCGTGTTGTTAGTACGTCCAAT GCTACCCTCCGCATGAGGTTACGCATATCATATGTTGTCGATGGACAACCCGTTGTGGAGCAAACAGAAGTTACCGGATTTCCTGACACTGCACCCGAATAG